The stretch of DNA TTTCGCAGAACCTTATCCCCAACATGATTTATGATTAGTGTCAAAGCTTGTTGCGATTGATCGATCTTGACTGGATCTGGGACCTCTTTAGTCTGTGATAAGGAGGAGTCTGatgattcttctgtggcaatcttcttttcttcttctttcgttaACGGAACTGTCTTGGTCAACTTGAAATCGGTGAGGATGTTCTTCAAACCAAGAACCCCAAGCTGTGCCAAGATCCGAATCTTCCATAGCGAGAAGTCACTATCACCATTGAACGTCTTAATCTCAACTCGCGCCGTCGCTACCGCCATCGATCAGATCTGGGAGAAGAACctatgctctgataccactttgtCAGAATTCACACCTGAAGTAACTCCGAACACTTCTCTAAACCTAATCGAATTCAGCTCAAGAACTTTGTaaagcaaagaacaagaaaCGCGAGACACAATTGTTAACCCAGTTCAGTGCAATCGATGTGATTACACCTACGTCTGGGGCCGAATCAATCCAGCAAATTCACTATGAGGAAAGGTTATAGCTCAGAACCGAGCTTTACAACAATGGTGAAATCTCACTCTCTAACAACCTCTCTCACTCTTgataacagaagaagaagagatagaatctaataagattgaagaagaagatgttaatCTATGAAACGCAACGTTTCAGTGATATTAGTAAACTCTCCACTGCAGTTGGAGACTTCACATTAATCTTCTTCCCTCCGGTTTAATCAGCAATAGACGAATCCGAGATAACCAGCAACTCAACTCATTAATTTCTGGTTTAGAACCAATTCATCATCAACCCAGAATTGAATCAGTCTAACAATCTCAACATGAATGaacatttaaaacaataaaattagtGTATTGCTTATGAAAGATCTGAGTACACACACAGATTTTTCATtctgtaattttataattagtatTTTATGTTTCGAACAATTAACAATTTAAACAGCACTAGCTAGACGTAAAGTGAAACCGCGTCGATAGCTTGTTTCTTCGTATTTGTTCCTTTTTAAAGAGTTTAGAAGACATTTTGGTTCTTTGATACAAAAGACTTAGCACTctaaattagattaaaaaaacgGTTCATACTTAgtttaatttagttattaacACCCCACTATGATAGTAGTATAAAATGCGCAAAttggaaaaatagaaatatagaacTATATAAGAGAGgccaccacaaacacaaaactgaAAACAAGTTCGGGGGAAAACGAGAGACAGAAGTACACACAACAACACTTAAGGTTTTAATCTATACATTTTGTCTTAAATCATCGTCTTCAAATGGCCAACAAAGCTCTCTTCCATCTCCTGgtgatcttcttcttgtctctATCTCACATCTTCATCTTGCCTTCCCATGCTTCAAGTAAGATCATCATCTCTCTTAGATCTTATTTTCCGTAATTAATATTTCCATCATATATCTTGTAACttatattatctatatttttcGTATGCATATAGGACCTTGGAGTTTTATGGAAAAACCCACTCATCATATTGATCTCCCTCAACATGATGTGGTTAGTTCTAAAGTTATGTATATACTGCATAAGAGAGTATATGTGTTCTTGAAAAGTTATAATTAGGTTTATTAAAGATtctaaatttggttttgttcaaaATGGATGGTTATTAATTAGAACGTGAAGGAGGAGGTAGAAGAAAGGATGGTGATGGAGTTAAATGATTATCCAGGTTCCGGTGCCAACAACCGCCACTTGCCGCGTCAGCGAGGCTGTGTCATCGATTGCTgataaatgaagaaaaatcaattaatataattatagtaTCGATAAGGTTACTATTATGTATAAGTAAAACTTAACatatttacccaaaaaaaaaagggactaTGAATTGAGTTAGTTAACATTGGAGTCTATATATAGACGATTAGACATTTTACTCTAGGGATAAAAGCATAGTTTTTATGTAGTCCAGTTGTTAAATCCAGTTATACACTACTGTTAATAAACTACatatatgtggatgatatatatgtacaagCCTTTAATTTCAATTTGGTGATAATTACGATataattgaattatttattcATAATCCTTGTCAAAATCAAGCAATTCGATCTAAATTAAGCACAATagaattctaaaaaaaaaaaactctatcgTACTAAGTAACATTTCTGAGTgattagagaaaaagagaatggGAGATGAAGAAAACCACAAAATCAAGTTGAGATATGATTCTACGCCATTGGATCTGAACCTTGAGGAATGGAGATGTTGAGCCGGAGCGATGAAGTTTCTGAGGTGAACTATCgtgatttgtatttttagtcTTGGACAATGTTTTCCAAAAAAGGGGATAAGCTCACATAGTCATATGAATACACACATTAGGGATTCTAACGTTTTAAATCGGCTCCAAAAATGAGATCACAAAAATATTGATGTACCATATACCGTTTTTGTTGTAGTATTGTCTTTATTATCTCTTCGTCTCCCATCAATATTTTCACATATTCTGGGAACTCAGCCACCAAAAAATGTGGCAATATAATTGTGAATGCCACGTACCACTCCTAACTCATAAACGTCTATTTATTAAACCAGAAAATAATAGTTTCACTTGTGAGCAAATGAACGTAGATTTCAGCTCACAAATTAATTTATCCAATATTCATGAGACCAtgaccataatttttttttttttttgcgtgacGAGTATCCTAGAGAAGTTTATGCCAATACGGGCATTATTTACCTTTTTGAATATTTACTTTTGTcaaaacatatatgattttttttaattttatttaattaagaatACTATTAGGAGAAGCTAGCTGAGAATGGCAACTATGTTGCATATCGCGTAGAAAAAGTTGTGACTTGTAAAGACTGTGTAGTGTTCCTAATGCATTTGGCCTGAAATTACAAACCATCAACAGttacaaaatagaaagaaaattttggcgaacaacaacaaaaaaacaagctAGATTTAGGCGGTTAAACAGAGGCAGAGAACCAGATCTACTAGCACCGACGAATACAACGTCCACAGCTTTGTGATATTGTCGCC from Camelina sativa cultivar DH55 chromosome 9, Cs, whole genome shotgun sequence encodes:
- the LOC104711213 gene encoding uncharacterized protein LOC104711213, whose product is MANKALFHLLVIFFLSLSHIFILPSHASRPWSFMEKPTHHIDLPQHDVNVKEEVEERMVMELNDYPGSGANNRHLPRQRGCVIDC